The Apodemus sylvaticus chromosome 22, mApoSyl1.1, whole genome shotgun sequence genome includes a region encoding these proteins:
- the Znf664 gene encoding zinc finger protein 664 encodes MIYKCPMCREFFSERADLFMHQKIHTAEKPHKCDKCDKGFFHISELHIHWRDHTGEKVYKCDDCGKDFSTTTKLNRHKKIHTVEKPYKCYECGKAFNWSSHLQIHMRVHTGEKPYVCSECGRGFSNSSNLCMHQRVHTGEKPFKCEECGKAFRHTSSLCMHQRVHTGEKPYKCYECGKAFSQSSSLCIHQRVHTGEKPYRCCGCGKAFSQSSSLCIHQRVHTGEKPFKCDECGKAFSQSTSLCIHQRVHTKERNHLKISVI; translated from the coding sequence ATGATCTACAAGTGCCCCATGTGCAGGGAATTTTTCTCTGAGAGAGCAGATCTTTTTATGCATCAGAAAATCCATACAGCAGAGAAACCCCATAAATGTGACAAATGTGATAAGGGTTTCTTTCACATATCAGAGCTTCATATTCATTGgcgagaccacacaggagagaaggTATATAAATGTGATGATTGCGGTAAGGATTTTAGCACGACGACAAAACTTAATAGACATAAGAAAATCCACACTGTGGAAAAGCCCTATAAATGTTATGAGTGTGGCAAAGCTTTCAACTGGAGCTCCCATCTTCAAATCCACATGAGAGTCCACACTGGGGAGAAGCCCTACGTCTGCAGTGAGTGTGGGAGGGGCTTCAGTAATAGTTCTAACCTGTGTATGCACCAGAGAGTTCACACTGGGGAGAAGCCCTTCAAATGTGAagagtgtgggaaggccttcaggCATACCTCCAGCCTCTGCATGCATCAAAGAgtccacactggagagaagccctataAATGTTAtgagtgtgggaaggccttcagtCAGAGCTCCAGCCTTTGTATCCACCAGAGAGTGCACACAGGGGAGAAGCCCTATAGGTGTTGTGGGTGTGGCAAGGCCTTCAGTCAGAGTTCCAGCCTCTGCATCCACCAGAGAGTACACACAGGGGAGAAACCTTTTAAGTGTGATGAGTGTGGCAAGGCCTTCAGCCAGAGTACAAGTCTTTGCATCCACCAGAGAGTGCACACCAAGGAGAGAAACCATCTCAAAATATCAGTTATATAA